One window from the genome of Rhodopseudomonas sp. P2A-2r encodes:
- a CDS encoding sigma factor-like helix-turn-helix DNA-binding protein, whose amino-acid sequence MFSPTGDLFFSTIVRCSSLGKKTAIEILELVDLYHRDPWEIVGHLQSDDDLVKGISVPETPILTGAEQYLQSEKIIDILLKLDISTRLSNVVKSGEFDATTIADFIADPGELNSKFMSASNSGRKTAGEAMALLSHHVEMSRKSAESVVGGEEGADDIQPIGLPHDGIDDASPPRFRIQKLLAALQPKELQVLTERYGLDGRPPRTLNDIEQRVHVTRERVRQVEAKAIRRLQKTQRGRTAFEALIETENESTWCALCDASLYLAESQLAEKARGLDPIFLLAIDVVHEDVRTWISTIAHQSDAGWFRNLTDATRMMKSQTEIEVIANSVAIRRRPHRLEASRCREVY is encoded by the coding sequence ATGTTCTCGCCAACCGGCGATCTATTCTTTTCGACTATCGTAAGATGTTCAAGCCTTGGGAAAAAGACGGCGATCGAAATCCTTGAACTCGTCGACCTTTATCACCGAGATCCTTGGGAGATCGTCGGGCACCTACAAAGCGATGACGATCTAGTCAAAGGAATTTCCGTCCCTGAAACGCCGATTTTGACGGGCGCCGAACAATATTTGCAGAGTGAAAAGATAATTGACATCCTGTTGAAACTGGATATTTCCACGCGCTTATCAAACGTTGTAAAATCGGGGGAATTCGACGCTACGACTATTGCGGACTTCATCGCCGATCCGGGTGAATTAAATTCGAAATTCATGTCTGCATCGAACTCCGGTCGCAAGACGGCAGGAGAGGCTATGGCACTCCTCTCTCATCATGTGGAGATGTCGCGCAAAAGCGCCGAGTCAGTAGTTGGCGGAGAAGAAGGCGCAGACGATATCCAACCGATCGGTTTGCCGCACGACGGCATTGATGATGCGTCGCCACCACGCTTTCGTATACAAAAATTGCTCGCAGCCCTGCAACCAAAAGAGTTGCAGGTCTTGACCGAGCGCTATGGTCTTGACGGTCGTCCGCCTCGCACTCTCAATGACATTGAGCAACGTGTCCATGTCACCCGCGAACGCGTCCGACAAGTCGAAGCAAAGGCAATCAGAAGACTACAGAAAACCCAAAGAGGTCGGACTGCATTTGAGGCGTTGATCGAGACTGAAAATGAATCGACTTGGTGTGCGCTCTGCGATGCTTCGCTCTACTTGGCGGAATCCCAGCTGGCAGAGAAGGCTCGCGGTTTAGATCCAATTTTCCTTTTGGCGATCGATGTCGTGCATGAGGACGTACGGACGTGGATTTCGACCATCGCCCATCAATCCGACGCGGGCTGGTTTCGTAATTTGACCGACGCGACGCGCATGATGAAGTCTCAAACGGAAATCGAAGTCATCGCTAACAGCGTGGCTATTCGGCGACGGCCTCATCGGCTGGAAGCGAGCCGATGTCGAGAAGTTTATTGA
- a CDS encoding ABC transporter substrate-binding protein, whose translation MFQLSAAHAGRLAATAIGAITFTAPASAEIVLDVLYTTPGIFNLLQQDLAKRFTEQHPDIKIKFRNPAGGYEEAAQQILRDQLTGRLPDVAFNGINQIGLFADRGIGAPLDGFIAKDGGIDKLGYYATLAELGKWKAKTYGLPFSVSTPVLYVNADLVEKAGGTVETLPRTWPELIAFGKKAEAAAGPGHTGFYFQWEQTGNWLVQSLVTSKGGRMLKPDGCGIGFNDDAGKFALQTLEAFGKSGMPNLSLGQARQSFVSGNVAIVADSTSYVAAAERQIAGRFKFRTVPFPLAASNGLLPAGGNMAMVFATDAARQQAAWEYVKFVTGAVGQTQMVKLTGYMPGSKLAVTEPELLGNFYKTSPNHLTSIAQLPVLTEWVSFPGDNSLKIIEVIKGHTEGLVTGRRSATETMPLLVNDVAALLPTCGKS comes from the coding sequence ATGTTCCAACTATCCGCTGCCCACGCCGGACGCCTCGCCGCAACCGCGATCGGCGCCATCACCTTCACCGCGCCGGCCTCGGCCGAGATCGTGCTCGACGTGCTCTACACCACGCCCGGCATCTTCAATTTGCTGCAGCAGGATCTGGCCAAGCGGTTCACCGAGCAGCACCCCGACATCAAGATCAAGTTTCGCAATCCGGCGGGCGGCTATGAAGAAGCAGCGCAGCAGATCCTGCGCGATCAGCTCACCGGCCGACTGCCCGACGTCGCTTTCAACGGCATCAACCAGATCGGGCTGTTCGCCGATCGCGGCATCGGCGCGCCGCTCGACGGCTTCATCGCCAAGGACGGCGGCATCGACAAGCTCGGCTACTACGCGACCCTCGCCGAACTCGGAAAATGGAAAGCAAAGACTTACGGATTGCCATTCTCCGTCTCGACGCCCGTGCTCTACGTCAACGCCGATCTCGTGGAAAAAGCCGGCGGCACCGTCGAGACGCTGCCGCGGACCTGGCCGGAGCTGATCGCGTTCGGCAAGAAGGCGGAAGCCGCGGCAGGCCCGGGCCATACCGGCTTCTACTTTCAGTGGGAGCAGACCGGCAACTGGCTGGTGCAGTCGCTGGTCACCAGCAAAGGCGGCCGCATGCTGAAGCCCGATGGCTGCGGCATCGGTTTCAATGACGACGCCGGCAAGTTCGCCCTGCAGACGCTCGAAGCGTTCGGCAAGTCCGGCATGCCGAACCTGTCGCTCGGCCAGGCCCGGCAGTCCTTTGTCTCAGGCAACGTCGCCATTGTCGCGGACTCCACGTCCTACGTCGCGGCCGCCGAGCGCCAGATCGCCGGCCGGTTCAAGTTCAGGACCGTGCCGTTCCCGCTGGCGGCTTCGAACGGCCTGCTTCCGGCCGGCGGCAACATGGCCATGGTGTTCGCCACCGATGCTGCCCGCCAGCAGGCGGCCTGGGAATATGTGAAGTTCGTAACCGGCGCCGTCGGCCAGACCCAGATGGTGAAGCTGACCGGCTATATGCCCGGCAGCAAACTCGCGGTGACGGAGCCCGAACTGTTGGGGAATTTCTACAAGACCAGCCCCAACCATCTGACCAGCATCGCGCAACTGCCGGTGCTGACCGAGTGGGTCTCGTTCCCCGGCGACAACTCGCTCAAGATCATTGAAGTGATCAAGGGGCACACGGAAGGACTCGTCACCGGCCGCCGTTCGGCCACAGAAACGATGCCATTGCTGGTCAATGACGTGGCAGCCCTGCTGCCAACCTGCGGCAAAAGCTGA
- a CDS encoding carbohydrate ABC transporter permease, with protein sequence MSRRRVGAVGRHAALLVTAAFALLPFVWMLSLSLKPPGEIFQPQFRLWPQEFYGWENYRAALTAVPMLRFLINGLFVCSTIFMLQMMVCVPCAYALAKLRFRGRDTLFSAVLVGLLVPPQALAIPQFVMLHRFGLLDTYAALILPWIISTLGIFLMRQFFRAVPDELIDAARLDGLGEFEIIWRVMLPVAVPAIAAFGIFSVVAHWNDLFWPLIAVRSPELSTPALGILLFRDDEAGQFLGPLMAGSVIIVAPLVLGFVFAQKRFIDSMSFTARN encoded by the coding sequence ATGTCGCGTCGGCGCGTGGGCGCCGTCGGGCGTCACGCCGCCTTGCTCGTGACCGCTGCGTTTGCGCTGTTGCCGTTCGTCTGGATGCTCAGCCTGTCGCTGAAGCCGCCGGGCGAAATTTTCCAGCCCCAGTTTCGTCTGTGGCCGCAAGAATTCTACGGCTGGGAGAACTACCGGGCCGCGCTCACCGCGGTGCCGATGTTGCGGTTTCTGATCAACGGCCTGTTCGTCTGCAGCACGATCTTCATGTTGCAGATGATGGTGTGCGTTCCGTGCGCCTATGCGCTGGCGAAGCTGCGGTTTCGCGGCCGCGACACGCTGTTCTCGGCTGTTCTAGTGGGGCTGCTGGTTCCGCCCCAGGCACTGGCGATCCCTCAATTCGTGATGCTGCACCGGTTCGGCCTGCTCGATACTTACGCCGCGCTGATCTTGCCCTGGATCATTTCGACGCTCGGCATTTTCCTGATGCGCCAGTTCTTTCGCGCGGTGCCCGATGAACTGATCGATGCCGCGCGCCTCGACGGGCTCGGCGAGTTCGAGATCATCTGGCGGGTGATGCTGCCGGTCGCCGTGCCGGCGATCGCCGCGTTCGGTATCTTCTCGGTCGTGGCCCACTGGAACGATCTGTTCTGGCCGCTGATCGCCGTGCGCAGCCCGGAACTATCGACGCCGGCGCTCGGCATCCTGCTGTTCCGCGACGATGAAGCCGGCCAGTTTCTCGGCCCACTGATGGCCGGCTCCGTCATCATCGTTGCCCCTCTCGTCCTTGGCTTTGTATTCGCGCAGAAACGCTTCATCGACAGCATGTCCTTTACCGCCCGCAACTGA
- a CDS encoding carbohydrate ABC transporter permease, producing MNPPATAAPAPAGETAASLGNRTRRERATAWLAVTPATTLLILLMAGPVVAVVLISLTDWQFGASTLRFLGIDNYRALFTDSIFWRTLANTLLYVAIVVPGTVILGLVVALLIEAQPGLRGFYRAAHFLPVMSTMAAMAIVWGSMLHPSIGMVNRLLAEFGITGVNWLRDERTVLPALAVIGIWQGFGFAMVLFVAGLKSIPQSLYDAVAIDGADGMFERLWIVTLPILGPVTMFVLILTATRAFEVFDTVRVLSQGGPNFASEVLLHRLYVESFDFLRTGYGAALTVVYLAIVMLLTLVQAKVLDRRVHYS from the coding sequence ATGAACCCGCCTGCAACGGCCGCGCCGGCGCCGGCGGGCGAAACCGCCGCGTCGCTCGGCAACCGCACGCGGCGCGAGCGCGCCACGGCGTGGCTGGCTGTGACGCCTGCCACGACCTTGCTGATCCTGTTGATGGCCGGGCCGGTCGTTGCGGTGGTGCTGATCTCGCTGACCGACTGGCAGTTCGGCGCCTCGACCTTGCGCTTTCTCGGCATCGACAATTATCGCGCGTTGTTCACCGATAGCATCTTCTGGCGGACGCTGGCCAATACGCTGCTCTATGTCGCCATCGTGGTGCCGGGCACGGTGATCTTGGGCCTCGTTGTCGCGTTGCTGATCGAGGCGCAGCCGGGCTTGCGCGGCTTTTACCGCGCCGCGCACTTCCTGCCGGTGATGTCGACGATGGCCGCGATGGCAATCGTGTGGGGCAGTATGCTTCATCCCAGCATCGGAATGGTGAACCGCCTGTTGGCTGAATTCGGCATCACCGGGGTGAACTGGTTGCGTGACGAGCGCACCGTTCTGCCCGCGCTTGCCGTCATCGGCATATGGCAGGGCTTCGGCTTCGCCATGGTGCTGTTCGTGGCCGGGCTAAAATCAATCCCGCAGTCGCTCTACGACGCCGTCGCCATCGACGGCGCTGACGGCATGTTCGAACGGCTATGGATCGTCACGCTGCCGATATTGGGGCCGGTGACGATGTTCGTCCTGATCCTCACCGCGACGCGCGCGTTCGAGGTGTTCGATACCGTGCGGGTCCTGTCGCAGGGCGGACCGAACTTCGCCTCCGAGGTGCTGCTGCATCGACTTTATGTCGAAAGCTTCGACTTCCTGCGCACCGGCTACGGCGCAGCGCTGACCGTGGTCTACCTGGCCATCGTCATGCTGCTGACGCTGGTGCAGGCCAAGGTGCTCGATCGACGGGTGCACTACTCATGA
- a CDS encoding ABC transporter ATP-binding protein: protein MGGITLTDIAKRHGDTPVLRGLSLDIHDGEFLTLVGPSGCGKSTLLRIIAGLDSQDSGRIAIAGRGVDGLRPKDRDVAMVFQAYALYPHMTVYDNIALPLRVRRLSGMQRTPLLGRLIPGRGAIEAGIRCEVEDTAAVLDIAHLLGRKPGQLSGGQRQRVALGRAMVRHPAVFLMDEPLSNLDAKLRVQMRSEITALHRRLRSTIVFVTHDQAEAMTMSDRVAVMMGGELIQVGEPEALYRDPQDLRVAEFIGSPKINTVPVAALSAPYRRAMLLDPEATTLAFRPEACALAAPHDSALAGHVEIIEHLGSDIFLTIAVSPTNQTPGLQVIVRVTPSFRRMTIGDAVDIAPDSTRVLQFDASGRRLQAQQRVAA, encoded by the coding sequence ATGGGCGGCATCACGTTGACCGACATTGCCAAGCGGCACGGCGATACGCCAGTGCTGCGCGGGCTGTCGCTGGACATCCATGACGGCGAATTTCTCACCCTTGTCGGCCCCTCGGGCTGCGGAAAATCCACCCTGTTGCGCATCATCGCCGGCCTCGACAGCCAGGACAGCGGCCGCATCGCCATCGCCGGCCGCGGCGTGGATGGCCTGCGCCCCAAGGACCGCGATGTCGCGATGGTGTTCCAAGCCTACGCGCTGTATCCGCACATGACGGTCTACGACAATATTGCTCTGCCGTTGCGCGTCCGCCGGCTGTCGGGAATGCAGCGCACGCCGCTGCTGGGCCGGCTGATCCCGGGCCGCGGCGCCATCGAAGCGGGCATTCGCTGCGAGGTCGAGGACACCGCCGCCGTCCTCGATATCGCCCATCTGCTGGGCCGTAAGCCCGGGCAGCTCTCTGGCGGCCAGCGCCAGCGCGTGGCGCTCGGCCGCGCGATGGTGCGCCATCCCGCCGTCTTCCTGATGGACGAGCCGCTCTCCAACCTTGACGCCAAGCTGCGGGTGCAGATGCGTTCGGAAATCACGGCCCTGCACCGGCGGCTGCGCAGCACTATCGTGTTCGTCACCCACGACCAGGCGGAGGCGATGACCATGTCGGACCGCGTCGCCGTGATGATGGGCGGCGAACTGATTCAGGTCGGCGAGCCGGAAGCTCTGTACCGCGATCCGCAGGATCTGCGCGTCGCCGAGTTCATCGGCAGCCCCAAGATCAATACGGTGCCAGTGGCGGCACTGTCCGCGCCGTACCGCCGCGCCATGCTGCTTGATCCGGAAGCGACGACGCTGGCGTTTCGACCGGAAGCCTGCGCGCTCGCCGCACCGCATGACAGCGCGCTGGCCGGCCACGTCGAGATTATCGAGCATCTCGGCTCCGATATTTTCCTGACCATCGCCGTCTCGCCGACGAACCAGACCCCCGGCCTGCAGGTCATTGTCCGCGTCACGCCGTCGTTCCGCCGCATGACGATCGGCGACGCGGTCGACATCGCACCGGACTCGACGCGCGTGTTGCAGTTCGATGCGTCGGGGCGCCGTCTGCAGGCGCAGCAACGGGTCGCGGCATGA